The Arthrobacter sp. D5-1 genome segment ACGCGTTCGACGGCGGCCCTCAGGTCGGGGACGCTGGCGACGGTTCGCGGCGTGAGCGGGGTGAGTTCCGCCGTCGTGAGGTAAGCCTCCAGCTTGGCCTGCGGCAGGCCGGCGAGCAAGACACGGCCCATGGAGGTGGCGTAAGCGGGGAAGCGGGTGCCGACCGTGATGCCGACATTCATAATCCTGCGGGTGGCGACACGGGCCACGTAGAAGATGTCCGGTCCGTCCAGGACCGCGGCGGACGTGGACTCCCCCAGTTTCAGGCTCAGCTGCTCCAGGTGCGGCTGGGCCAACTGCGGCAGGGACAGCGCCGACAGGTAGGAGTAGCCAAGCTGCAGCACCTTGGCCGTGAGGGCGAAGGTCTTGCCGTCGGTGCGGACGTAGCCGAGCTCCACCAGGGTGTGCAGGAACCTCCGGGCCGTGGCGCGCGTCAGGTCAGTACGGGCGGCGACTTCGCTGAGGGTCATCACCGGGTTGTTCGCATCGAACGCCCGGATCACTGCGAGACCCCGGGCCAACGACTGGACGTACTGGTCGCTGGCCTGCGGGGTAACTGCGGAGTCGGTCATGGTTACCAATCCTAGGGTGCGTTGCGGGCCCCGCAACGAGAGGGCCGAACTTGCGGGGCCTACTCTGCAGGGTTAGCACCCCGGAGACCCTGCGCAGCGGGCCTCGCAACGAGGAGCCCGAATTTGCGGGGCCTGCTCTGCCTTTGTTAGGCCGACTTTTTCAACGGCAGCGGTACGAGCTCCTGGATTTCTTCGAAAGTGCAGCCGAACGTCTCGCGGACGGTGACGCCGTCGGGGCCTGTCAGGAACACAGCTTTGTCTGTGTACACGCGGGTCACGCAGCCGACGCCGGTCAGCGGGTAGGTGCACTGCTCCACGAGCTTGGACACGCCCTCGCGCGTCAACAAAGTCATCATCACGAAGACGTCCTTGGCTCCTGTTGCCAGGTCCATTGCGCCGCCGACGGCCGGGATGGCGTCCGGGGCGCCGGTGTGCCAGTTGGCGAGATCGCCGGTGGCGGAGACCTGGAAGGCGCCGAGGACGCAGATGTCCAGGTGCCCGCCACGCATGATCGCGAACGAGTCTGCGTGGTGGAAGTACGAGGCACCGGGCAGCTCGGTGACGGGGATCTTGCCGGCGTTGATTAAGTCACCATCGACGTCACCGCCCTCAGCTGCCGGGCCCATGCCGAGCATCCCGTTCTCCGTGTGGAGGGTGATGTTTTGTTCCTCGGTGAGGTAGTTGGACACGAGCGTGGGCTGGCCGATGCCCAGGTTCACGAAGGAACCCGGGGCGATGTCGCGGGCCACCAGCTGGGCGAGTTCGTCGCGGCCCAGCGGCTTCTCGGACGTCTGGATGCTTGTCTGGGTGCTCATGCTCAGGCCACCTTTTCTTTTGTTCCGGCAGAATCGACGCGGACCACACTGTTGACGTAAATGCCCGGGGTCACTACGTTTTCCGGATCCAGGGAACCGGTGGGCACGATCTCCGAGACCTGCACAATCGTGTGCTTGGCCGCGGCAGCCATGATGGGCCCGAAGTTCCGGGCGGTCTTGCGGTACACGAGGTTGCCCTTGCCGTCGGCCTTGAGTGCCTTGATGAGGGCAACGTCGGCGTGGATCGGTGTCTCGAACACCTGCCACTTTCCGTCCAGCAACCGGGTTTCCTTGCCCTCTGCCAGGGTGGTGCCGTAGCCGGTGGGCGTGAAGAACCCGCCGATTCCGGCGCCGGCTGCGCGGATGCGTTCGGCCAGGTTGCCCTGTGGGACCAGTTCCAGCTCGATCTCGCCGGCGTGGAACTTGGCGTCGAAGTGCCAGGAATCGGGCTGCCGAGGGAAGGAGCAGATCATCTTGCGGACCCGGCCTTCCTTGATCAGCAACGCGAGGCCTTGGTCGCCCTGGCCGGCGTTGTTGTTGACCACGGTCAGGTCCTTGGCACCGCAATCCATCAGGGCGTCTATGAGTTCGAACGGCTGCCCGGCGTTGCCGAAGCCGCCGATCATCACTGTGGATCCGTCCTTGATGCCGGCGACTGCCTCGCCAACAGTGTCAATGAAATTCAACATGACCAGCCCTTTCTATGCCGACGCGCCGGCAGTGACGTTTTCGAGCACCACGGCCAGTCCTTGGCCCACGCCGATGCAGATCGCTGCAACGCCCCAGCGCTGCCCGGAAGCCTGCAAGGAACGGGCCAGCGTGCCAAGGATGCGGGTACCGGAGGCACCCAGCGGGTGGCCCATCGCGATCGCACCGCCATGGCGGTTCACGATTGCGGGGTCGATCCCCCACGCGTCAACGCACGCCAGCGACTGCGCGGCGAACGCCTCGTTAAGTTCGACGGCGCCCACCCGGTCCCAGCCGATGCCCGCCTTAGCGAGGGCCTTGTTCGCCGCTTCAACCGGGGCGTACCCGAAGAACTGGGGATCATTGCCATGCGCACCACGGCCGGCAATGCGGGCGAGGGGCTCCAGGCCCAGCATCCCAGCAGCCGCTTCCGAACCGATCCACGCAGCCGACGCACCATCAGACAACGGCGAGGCATTCCCGGCGGTGACCGTACCGCCGTCGGGCCCCGACGACTCAGGCCGGAACACGGTCTTCAGCCCAGCCAGCTTCTCCGCCGATGATCCGGCACGGATGCCCTCATCACGGACCAGATCAGTGCCCGGAACCTGCGACACCAAAGAATCGTAGAAGCCTTCGTTCCACGCAGCGTCGGCCAGATTGTGCGAATCAGCCGCAAAAGCATCCT includes the following:
- a CDS encoding IclR family transcriptional regulator C-terminal domain-containing protein, which gives rise to MTDSAVTPQASDQYVQSLARGLAVIRAFDANNPVMTLSEVAARTDLTRATARRFLHTLVELGYVRTDGKTFALTAKVLQLGYSYLSALSLPQLAQPHLEQLSLKLGESTSAAVLDGPDIFYVARVATRRIMNVGITVGTRFPAYATSMGRVLLAGLPQAKLEAYLTTAELTPLTPRTVASVPDLRAAVERVRTQGWCLLDQELEIGLMSIAAPVWNHNNGDNVAAINVSLQAQAVAAQPDPEKYLDAVRQEVVATANAISQDVSAKH
- a CDS encoding 3-oxoacid CoA-transferase subunit B produces the protein MSTQTSIQTSEKPLGRDELAQLVARDIAPGSFVNLGIGQPTLVSNYLTEEQNITLHTENGMLGMGPAAEGGDVDGDLINAGKIPVTELPGASYFHHADSFAIMRGGHLDICVLGAFQVSATGDLANWHTGAPDAIPAVGGAMDLATGAKDVFVMMTLLTREGVSKLVEQCTYPLTGVGCVTRVYTDKAVFLTGPDGVTVRETFGCTFEEIQELVPLPLKKSA
- a CDS encoding 3-oxoacid CoA-transferase subunit A, which codes for MLNFIDTVGEAVAGIKDGSTVMIGGFGNAGQPFELIDALMDCGAKDLTVVNNNAGQGDQGLALLIKEGRVRKMICSFPRQPDSWHFDAKFHAGEIELELVPQGNLAERIRAAGAGIGGFFTPTGYGTTLAEGKETRLLDGKWQVFETPIHADVALIKALKADGKGNLVYRKTARNFGPIMAAAAKHTIVQVSEIVPTGSLDPENVVTPGIYVNSVVRVDSAGTKEKVA
- a CDS encoding thiolase family protein, with protein sequence MNQAFVYDAVRTPFGKFGSGLAAVRPDDLAAHVVRESVRRAPGLDVERIDEVVFGNANGAGEENRNVARMATLLAGLPVSIPGTTVNRLCGSSLDAAIIASRQINAGDAELMLVGGAESMSRAPWVLPKTSKPYPAGDMTLASTTLGWRLVNPAMNKDWTISLGEATERLREKYGITRERQDAFAADSHNLADAAWNEGFYDSLVSQVPGTDLVRDEGIRAGSSAEKLAGLKTVFRPESSGPDGGTVTAGNASPLSDGASAAWIGSEAAAGMLGLEPLARIAGRGAHGNDPQFFGYAPVEAANKALAKAGIGWDRVGAVELNEAFAAQSLACVDAWGIDPAIVNRHGGAIAMGHPLGASGTRILGTLARSLQASGQRWGVAAICIGVGQGLAVVLENVTAGASA